A stretch of DNA from Bacteroidota bacterium:
TTACTATTGGCTCCCTGGTCCGGTTCTGCTTTTGGAGTTAAGATAACAACTGGCGGACTTGTAGGCATTAACAGATTGCCGGTAACTAATGTGCTTGAAGTAAATGGAGATGCTTCTAAAACAACTGCTACCGCCTGGCTGGCTAATTCCGACAGAAGAATTAAAACCGATATTCAGGATATAGATAATGCACTGGGTATTATCATGAAACTGCACCCTGTAAAGTTTAAGTATACCGATGAATGGAAAAGACGAAATCCTTTTATTGCAGCCAACGACCACTACTATTATAATTATATCGCGCAAGAATACAAAGAAGTATTTCCGGAATCGGTGAAAGGAAGTGGAGAATTTCTTGAAAGCGATATAGCACATAGTGATGAGATTCTACAAATGGATTCTTATAACACGCAGATTGTTGCCATCAAAGCAATTCAGGAACTGAATGAAAAAAACAAAGACCAACAAAAACAAATTGATGAACTTAAAACGTTGGTAGAAAAACTTGTAAAACAAAATGATGTTGTAACAGTTCCGCAGTTTTTTCCTTCTTCCGGAATAGTTGGAGATAATACCAATGCTAATAAGGAAAAAACATTTGTAAATGACTTAGGAGAAACTCCTTCTCAATACAAAGTGCCTGCTGCGGTAATAAATAATTCATCAGAAAAAATACAAACACCTGCTCCGGGTTTCAGCCCTGCTCCTGCTGAAAAAAATAAATTGCCGAAATAAAAATAACTTAGAGCTGTAAAAAAATAGTATTTATTGCACATCAGAGATGTGTTTATTGTGGAATCTCCGCAGGAGTCCTTCGTGACTTGAGTCTCTCTACAATTTTAGTTCCATTGCCGGATCCCAAAACAATTTCTCAAAGTTCACTACTTTATCATTCTTTACTTTAATTCCTTCCTTCTCCAAAAGTTTTTGCATGAGTTTTGGATGACCGAAGTGTTGCTTGCCTGTCAGTTCCCCGTTTCTGTTCACAACCCGATGTGCGGGAACATATTTCTTCTGTGAACCTGCAGCATTCATTGCCCATCCCACCATTCTTGCCGATTTTCCTGAGCCAAGATATTTCCCAATGGCTCCATAAGAAGTAACTCTTCCCTTTGGGATATGCCTCACCACTTCATAAATGATATGGAAGAGGTCGTTTGATGAATTTTTTCTCATTGAAAATGCAACCTTAGAAAGGGTTTTAACGTCTAAAGGACAAACACAGCGCTAAAATACTGTTTTAACCCCGTAGGATAATCGGTTAATTTATGAACGATACATTTAGAAAAGCATATCCAACGGGGTGAACTTGTTAAAAAAGGCAACAAAAGATTATACTTTCTGTTAGAATATTTTAGTATATCTTTGTTGCATCGTGAAACAACACAGTCAACAAATAAAAATTAA
This window harbors:
- a CDS encoding MGMT family protein; its protein translation is MRKNSSNDLFHIIYEVVRHIPKGRVTSYGAIGKYLGSGKSARMVGWAMNAAGSQKKYVPAHRVVNRNGELTGKQHFGHPKLMQKLLEKEGIKVKNDKVVNFEKLFWDPAMELKL